Proteins co-encoded in one Campylobacter jejuni genomic window:
- a CDS encoding motility associated factor glycosyltransferase family protein, whose protein sequence is MTFTPTQKELFNKNIEALSNILLKESLKEIKSSKFELILGKDNLDINLKDTSDNTFLYENVIDELNSMLNTYNDKYLLYPVLYFYGFGNGILFKALLQNKNHQHIVVFEKDIEIIWIMFHILDFSNELQNSRLMILQTSSLDIEFFSNFCSSKPFFQFSRIYFLELMSHYYERFHEDVLELNKKLAETFKYSIVSHGNDPLDALQGIEQFVYNLPQMITHPSYTKLLSKRKNLSDTAIIVSTGPSLTKQLPLLKKYANKATIFCADSAYPILAKHDIKPDYVCMLERSEFTAEFFNHDFGEFDREVCFIIKSVVHPNAINYLTKKTDNFTLVSTYASFINYLKLDHFGYFNMGFSVAHMACYLSLHLKHKNIIFIGQDLAYAKNGNSHPDDYQNSATYESKAHEPILTKAYGGKGEVKTHHVWLMFKQNLEQDIEKIQKYLDTKVYNCTEGGARIKGAIEKPFLWACENLLDKDLNKPFEKLEPLSLNKQNEFLLKAYYKVYQSIKHCRDFNDNFIKVYDKIKNSFMSLQNSQKNEIFIQEIIQDIDKTKTQIDELYNTQKDLIQILGPLLTQFELNLARIYVLNPKTKEDAFNKSILWIKEHLEFMELVYGHIKAQENALIKNILPLEEKLKERKLDKWMERVRR, encoded by the coding sequence ATGACCTTCACCCCTACTCAAAAAGAACTCTTTAACAAAAACATTGAGGCTTTAAGTAATATTCTTTTAAAAGAAAGTTTAAAAGAAATTAAATCAAGTAAATTTGAACTTATCTTAGGTAAAGATAATCTAGATATCAATCTAAAAGATACAAGTGATAATACTTTTCTTTATGAAAATGTTATTGATGAATTAAACTCTATGCTAAATACTTATAATGATAAATATCTACTTTATCCTGTATTATATTTTTATGGTTTTGGAAATGGAATTTTATTTAAAGCTTTATTGCAAAATAAAAATCATCAGCATATTGTTGTTTTTGAAAAAGATATAGAAATCATTTGGATCATGTTTCATATCTTAGATTTTTCAAATGAATTGCAAAATTCAAGATTGATGATTTTGCAAACAAGTTCTTTGGATATAGAATTTTTTTCTAATTTTTGCTCTAGCAAACCTTTCTTTCAATTTTCTAGAATTTATTTTTTAGAACTGATGAGTCATTATTATGAAAGATTTCATGAGGATGTTTTAGAATTGAATAAGAAATTAGCAGAAACTTTTAAATATTCTATTGTTTCTCATGGTAATGATCCTCTGGATGCTCTTCAAGGCATAGAGCAATTTGTTTATAACTTACCTCAAATGATCACTCATCCTAGTTATACAAAACTCCTTTCTAAAAGAAAAAATTTAAGTGATACAGCTATTATTGTTTCTACAGGACCATCTCTTACTAAACAACTTCCTTTGTTAAAAAAATATGCTAATAAAGCTACAATTTTTTGTGCCGATAGTGCTTATCCTATTTTGGCTAAACATGATATCAAGCCTGATTATGTTTGCATGCTTGAAAGAAGTGAATTTACGGCTGAATTTTTTAATCATGATTTTGGGGAATTTGATAGGGAGGTTTGTTTTATTATTAAATCTGTAGTACACCCTAATGCCATAAATTACCTAACCAAAAAAACCGATAATTTTACCCTAGTTTCAACCTATGCAAGTTTTATAAATTATTTAAAACTGGATCATTTTGGGTATTTTAATATGGGATTTAGCGTTGCACATATGGCTTGTTATCTTTCTTTGCATTTAAAACATAAAAACATCATTTTCATAGGACAGGATTTAGCCTATGCAAAAAATGGTAATTCTCATCCTGATGATTATCAAAACTCAGCCACCTATGAAAGTAAGGCGCATGAACCTATTTTAACTAAGGCTTATGGGGGGAAAGGAGAAGTTAAAACTCATCATGTTTGGCTTATGTTTAAACAAAATTTAGAACAAGACATAGAAAAAATACAAAAATATTTAGATACTAAAGTTTACAACTGCACCGAAGGGGGAGCAAGGATAAAAGGAGCCATAGAAAAACCTTTTCTTTGGGCTTGTGAGAATTTACTTGATAAAGATTTAAATAAACCTTTTGAAAAATTAGAACCTTTAAGTTTAAATAAACAAAATGAGTTTTTACTTAAGGCTTATTATAAAGTTTATCAAAGTATTAAGCATTGTAGAGATTTTAACGATAATTTTATTAAAGTTTATGATAAAATAAAAAACTCTTTTATGAGTTTACAAAATTCTCAAAAAAATGAAATTTTTATTCAAGAAATTATTCAAGATATAGACAAAACCAAAACTCAAATAGATGAACTTTACAATACTCAAAAAGATTTGATACAAATTTTAGGTCCTTTACTGACACAATTTGAACTTAATCTTGCTAGAATTTATGTTTTAAATCCTAAAACCAAAGAAGATGCTTTTAATAAAAGTATTCTTTGGATAAAAGAACATTTAGAATTTATGGAATTAGTTTATGGACATATTAAAGCACAAGAAAATGCTTTGATTAAAAATATACTTCCTTTAGAAGAAAAACTTAAAGAAAGAAAATTAGATAAATGGATGGAAAGGGTGAGAAGGTGA